The following are from one region of the Juglans regia cultivar Chandler chromosome 10, Walnut 2.0, whole genome shotgun sequence genome:
- the LOC108995817 gene encoding protein argonaute 16 codes for MEKVAGSQEAGGTPPSLPPPPPVGQPNLKPERVATPKYSIISRRGVGTNGRRIPLLTNHFKVSVDFQDAVFYQYSVSITSEDNRAVEGKGIGRKLIGRLYQTYSSELAGKRFAYDGEKSLYTVGPLPQNKFEFQVVLEESIAKRGETGSPGGTGSPKETGKRFRRSLQSKTFKVELSFAAKIPLRSIALALKGAAEDNNSQDALRVLDIILRQQAADRGCLLVRQSFFHDDSRNFTDIGGGVHGLRGFHSSFRPTQGGLSLNMDVSTTMILKPGPVIDFLMANQNVREPRNIDWLKAKRMLKNLRIKTLHRNTEFKIIGLSEKPCNQQFFPMKVKNGESGNEGESVEITVLDYFTKHCAIELSYSAYLPCLDVGKPKRPNYLPLELCLLVSLQRYTKALSSMQRASLVEKSRQKPQERIRILTDAMRNYRYDADPLLGECGISIEKQLTQVEGRVLETPKLKVGNSDDCIPRNGRWNFNNKQLLKPVQISSWIVVNFSARCDTSYISRELINCGRNKGIHIERPQTLIEEDAQSRRASPVARVEKMFEQMMAKLPGGPPEFILCVLSEKKNSEIYGPWKKKSLSDFGIFTQCISPTKVNDQYLTNVLLKINSKLGGINSLLAIEHSSRVPLINGTPTLILGMDVSHGSPGRSDIPSIAAVVGSRCWPLISRYRASVRTQSPKVEMIDALYKPLENGSDDGIIRELLVDFFQTSNGRKPTQIIFFRDGVSESQFNQVLNIELDQIIKAYQHLGEVDIPKFTVIVAQKNHHTKLFLAGGPENVPPGTVVDTKIVHPRNYDFYMCAQAGMIGTSRPAHYHVLVDEIGFSPDELQNLIHSLSYVYQRSTTAISIVAPICYAHLAAHQMGQFMKFEDLAETSSGSGTSVGSIPIPELPRLHKRVRASMFFC; via the exons ATGGAGAAAGTAGCTGGTTCTCAAGAAGCTGGTGGGACCCCCCCATCTTTGCCCCCACCACCTCCAGTTGGTCAGCCGAATTTGAAACCAGAACGTGTTGCAACTCCTAAGTATTCTATTATCAGCAGGCGTGGAGTTGGAACCAATGGACGGCGCATACCCTTGCTCACCAACCACTTTAAAGTTTCTGTTGATTTTCAAGATGCAGTATTTTACCAGTACAGT GTTTCTATAACCTCAGAAGATAATAGGGCCGTTGAAGGTAAGGGAATAGGGAGAAAACTGATTGGTCGGCTCTACCAAACATACTCTTCGGAGCTTGCTGGTAAAAGGTTTGCATATGACGGGGAGAAAAGTCTGTACACTGTTGGACCTCTGCCACAGAACAAGTTTGAGTTCCAAGTCGTGCTTGAAGAGTCAATTGCGAAACG TGGCGAAACTGGGAGTCCTGGTGGCACGGGGAGCCCCAAAGAGACTGGTAAACGGTTTAGACGTTCTCTTCAGTCAAAGACTTTTAAAGTAGAGCTCAGCTTTGCTGCCAAAATACCCTTGAGGTCCATTGCTCTTGCCCTCAAAGGAGCAGCTGAAGACAACAATTCTCAGGACGCCTTAAGAGTCCTTGATATTATCTTGAGGCAGCAAGCTGCTGATAg GGGTTGTCTTTTGGTAAGGCAGTCATTTTTTCATGACGACTCCAGAAATTTCACTGATATTGGAGGAGGTGTACATGGACTCCGGGGTTTCCATTCTAGCTTTCGACCAACTCAGGGTGGCTTGTCTCTTAATATGG ATGTGTCTACGACAATGATCCTAAAACCTGGTCCTGTGATTGATTTTCTGATGGCTAACCAGAATGTGCGGGAACCGCGCAATATTGATTGGTTAAAG GCTAAGAGAATGCTGAAAAatcttaggattaagacactacaCCGAAACACGGAATTTAAAATCATAGGCCTGAGTGAGAAGCCCTGCAATCAGCAATT CTTTCCTATGAAAGTCAAAAATGGCGAAAGCGGAAATGAAGGAGAATCTGTTGAGATCACTGTTCTTGACTATTTTACTAAACACTGTGCTATAGAACTTAGCTATTCTGCTTACCTGCCATGCCTTGATGTTGGCAAGCCAAAACGGCCCAATTATCTGCCTCTAGAG CTCTGTTTGCTTGTCTCACTTCAACGCTATACAAAAGCATTATCTTCAATGCAGAGGGCATCTTTGGTTGAAAAATCGAGGCAAAAGCCTCAGGAAAGAATACGAATTTTGACTGAT GCCATGAGAAACTACCGCTATGATGCTGACCCATTACTTGGTGAGTGTGGTATTTCTATAGAGAAACAATTGACTCAGGTTGAGGGCCGTGTCCTTGAGACTCCAAAG TTGAAGGTCGGTAACAGTGATGATTGCATCCCTCGTAATGGGCGGTGGAATTTTAATAACAAG CAACTTTTGAAACCCGTTCAAATTAGCAGTTGGATTGTTGTCAATTTCTCTGCACGCTGTGATACTAGTTATATTTCACGGGAGCTTATCAACTGTGGAAGAAATAAAGGCATC CATATTGAACGCCCGCAAACACTGATTGAGGAAGATGCACAAAGTAGAAGAGCCAGCCCTGTTGCAAGAGTTGAAAAGATGTTTGAACAGATGATGGCAAAGCTTCCTGGTGGCCCGCCTGAATTTATCCTTTGTGTCTTGTCAGAGAAGAAAAACTCTGAAATTTATG GGCCTTGGAAGAAAAAAAGTCTAAGTGACTTTGGCATATTCACACAGTGCATTTCCCCTACTAAAGTTAATGATCAGTACCTCACTAACGTGcttcttaaaataaattctaag CTTGGAGGAATAAATTCTTTGTTGGCCATAGAGCACTCCTCACGGGTTCCTCTGATAAATGGTACCCCTACCTTGATTTTGGGAATGGATGTCTCGCATGGGTCTCCGGGTCGATCAGATATCCCTTCTATCGCTGCG GTTGTTGGTTCTCGATGTTGGCCACTGATATCAAGGTATAGAGCATCTGTAAGAACACAATCACCTAAGGTGGAGATGATTGATGCTTTGTACAAGCCTTTGGAAAATGGAAGCGATGATGGTATCATCAG GGAACTGCTTGTCGACTTCTTCCAAACTAGCAATGGACGCAAACCGACTCAGATTATTTTTTTCAG GGATGGAGTGAGCGAATCACAATTTAACCAGGTTTTGAACATCGAGCTCGATCAAATTATAAAG GCATACCAGCATCTTGGAGAGGTTGACATTCCCAAGTTCACAGTGATTGTGGCTCAGAAGAATCACCACACAAAGCTATTTCTAGCTGGAGGCCCTGAAAATGTTCCACCCG ggACTGTTGTGGACACAAAAATTGTGCACCCTAGGAACTATGATTTCTACATGTGCGCTCAAGCAGGGATGATt GGAACTTCTAGGCCAGCACACTATCATGTCTTGGTCGACGAGATTGGTTTCTCTCCTGATGAATTGCAAAATCTGATCCACTCATTGTCATATGT GTATCAGAGGAGTACAACTGCAATTTCAATTG TGGCGCCCATATGTTATGCCCACCTTGCTGCACATCAGATGGGGCAGTTCATGAAGTTTGAAGATTTAGCGGAAACCTCTTCAGGAAGTGGCACTTCGGTAGGGAGTATCCCCATTCCGGAGCTCCCGAGATTGCACAAGAGAGTCAGGGCTTCAATGTTCTTCTGCTGA